AGCATTACTTGGCACACCTTGACAGTGACTTTTTATCTGACTGCTGGTGTTGCACCAGCATGCCAACTATGTGAGTGTTGTAGTGTAACGGCAATCTGGTTTACAAATCATTTTGTTAAGctttcttatatatatgtattatgatACATAAATCAAATGAGAATGTCCTTGCTGCACTGTAGCCAATTAATCTTCCAGTAATCTACTGTTCTATTACTTTGACATGTGATGCAGCATACAATGATCAAGCATATCCAGAATATTATACGACGTGTGATGAATCTACTGGGACTAACTATTTTCTTTTAACTCAAAGACAACAATGAAAATGTGATGTATATTTTATGACATGAACTAATAGGAAAACACCAATTATCATAAGTATTCATGACTCCTTgagaaaggaggaaaagaaaattattcatGCAATTTTTTTGATAGCATCTTTTGCTCTTGCACAGTCATTATTTATTCATCTCCGTCTTTATCTTAGGTGAGCGAATAGAAGCTGGATACAAGAACTTCTTGGCTCCTGTTGCCTCCAAGATTCGCTTACTGAGGCTGTTTCCCTCTTTTGTGACATAAAAGGCGATTGAGAACCAGTTGACGAGCTCAGGAGCCAGGCACATAAGCATGTGGAAAGGGCTGTACCACGACGGCCATGTCACATACTCTTCGCCTCTGCAGGCACTATCCACGGCAATCTTAGCCATCATTTCTGTGTGCCCGACGGGGAATGGCCCGATTTGGATCTGtcattttttatcataatcCAAGAGTTGATAGGTCAGTAAGCATGCTCAATTCTTTGAAGTATTTTGCTTTATGTTGGTAAAAATTTAACACTCTGGAGTTATgaatattgaatttttaatgAACCATTTTTAAGTGATCTTTTGTTTGTAGCAATGTATAGACGGGAGTAGTCACACCAAGTTTTTAGCAACATACGTCTCTGGCCTCCTCGTTGACTCGTACTTCGCCCTCTTTTTGAAGTGCTTTGCCTTTGGTTAGCTCTGATTCAACATAGCCAGGAATTAATATGGTGATTTGAACCTGCTTTCCCAACTCAGACCTAAGGGTCTCATAGAACCTGATCTCAGCTGCCTTGCTTGcctgaggaaaaaaaaaatggaacaaCTGATCTCAGTAGCCAATTCAATAAGATGCAACATATGTTGTGCTAATATTTATGCCTCCTTTTCACCTACATTATAAAAGCTCATTCTTGCAGTTGGTACTCGCCCAGCCACTGATGTTGTAACAATGATTCTTCCACAACTAGCTTTCAGGTGAGGAAGGGCGTAGTAGGTCGGATACACAGATCCCCAAAAGTTCACATCCTGAATAGAACTAGCAACTTAAATGAATATTGCTATGGAATATTAGATTATTTCTATGTTTTTGGTTCGGCAAATTAAACTGTGGAGTGGATCTGAGGATTGGCgttagtagagaaaaaaaaactgggATAATTGATGTTATATATTCTTGATGTGAAGCATAAAGAGTAAATATTAGATGTATACAGAGAACAACAGTACAATCTGTCTAGTATGAAATATGAGGGTAATGGGAATCGCTATCAAAATGGGAAATATAATCTGGTTCCATGCAATTTTTGTTCATTTTAGTATCAACTAGATTTATTTCGTCTTTATAACAATTTAGCTCGATTATGTTAATTTGCATGCATTATCTGCCGCTATTCTTTGAAAatgctagatttttttttttttttttttggtattataTACATCTCATTAGAAAGTATGTAATGTATTACCATCATTCTGGTGAAGGCGGTGATGTTAGTGATCTCATCGAAGGAACAGTTGGACCAAATTCCTGCATTGGCCACCAGATGATTCACTGCAGAAAAGAAAACCTTCACAATTTCAATTCCTATAGGCCTTATAACATCTTGAGAATTCAGAATTGTGTTAAGAGAAGAGCTGCATCGTCACGTTGGCCGAAGTGAGCGATGGTTTCGTTCACAATCCTTTTCGCCTCCTCGGAGCTGGAGATGTCCGCGGGGAGGGCAATGACATCCGGTGCGCCCAGGTCTCTAGCCGTCTTTGCGACTGCTCTGAGAGCCTGCTCCCTCCTCGCCACGAGAGACAAGGATGCCCCTCTTCTTGCATACTGGTAAGCCAGTTGCTGCAAAATcaatagaattttatattagCAAAAGAAGATAGAACATGGTGCATGCTgaggtagctttcctttttaTGCGTTGCGGTAAATGTTATTATTCATTGTGTAGTGTTGTTGTTGATGGTAGTTAACCCCTAGTTGCAGCCCATGTATATGAAGTTTAATTTTGGACTAGGTGCAATAGTGGTTTCTTTTAGGATATTGGTCTCTGTGGTGCATCTACACAACTTAAGTGCCTTTTGATCTAAGATGCTGGAAAAATACCTAACAATGTAAGTGCTCTTTTTTCATTATTactattagtattattatttctcAAAGGAGCATGACTAAATTTGTTTAAGCACCCCGTATAGAGCAATGCTTATTTTCAGACTAAGGTAGAACATAAACTAGAACATCAAGATCTATACCTTTTGGTGTTTTGCATCTTAAAAATAggtaatatgaaatttaaaaatttaagagttCAAAACCTATCTTTTCattatgattaatttaattataactcTTTTGACAAAGTCCAAGTTGTGATAGAACTTGatgatctcttttttctttttcaatattttttgctAATCAATTGTAATGAATGCGTCATAGCTGATACCAGATGAGGTCAGGCAGAACGGTAACTTGCACTTCTAGCCCTTATTTTTTTGACTGTGACAAGTACATATAGTTTAATCTCCGgttaaaataatgtttggaaGTGTAACACTTAAGTCGCATAAGTTAGCTGGCTTTTTTGAAAAGTATGAAGTAAAAAATCTGAGTTAGTCAAACAAGTCATCAGGTATAAGAAGTGCTTGGACCTTTCAGTCTATTTATGTTGATGGACATTTCCCCAGAACTTCAAACTTCTACTTGCACAAGAATTTGACTACcatttattactattattattatttctagtcTACTATCTCTCTCTATTGACTGGTTAAAACATTGTTGGCTCCTTGGAATTGGTCCCTTGTGAAATGgatagatttaaaaaaaaaaaaaaaaaaaaaatcaatcttaaaattaaaatctaattcgaTAAGTatgttttataaatatttagaaaGGATTGTGTATCAAAAATCTCGGgagttgtttctttttctttttcataaatCGATCAATGACCATTTATTCATTATTGATATTTTAGACTAATTATTGTGAATTGCATTTATTTGATTGGATTTTGACTTGGGGACACGGGTCATGAAacggaaaaattctagaatgcaacgggtatattagtgacgtggcgtaacaaaccaatcaaattaatccttttaagaatatatgtcccatcatgattgtaaaaaagtatttttattgtacttttgtttgaaaagaaggaatgtgattggcttgttattgatgacgtggtgcaagtgtgacagtgtagaattccatGAAACGGGCATGGTGCATGAGGAGCACagatacaccgggtgcaggcaaTAGCTTGGGTTCTGATTCTGCGTGCTGCAAGTGGTCTTTGATGTGACCGTTGCGTGAGACGGCGTCTTCCTCGTGCATTGTCCCTCTactctcttattattattattatattattattttgtttttagtaAAACATGGATTTAACTTATCtcaattatttgatttattttgacttttattatctaacttttaaatattttaatttaccaTTCAACCATTTAATATGCTTTAATGAGTTTGATCAAGCGAAAGAGTCATTAGATAATcgaattaaataatttgaaaagttgTATGTATGCTAAAGTTAAATTTACTAAGGTTGGGTAACAGCTTGATGGAAAAGGCTATGTATATACTTCAAGTAAAGTTTGAttcaaatatttctaaattatttataagGGTACAACCATGTAGTTATTTATGGCTGGTCCTTTTATGAGGACATCTCAATTAAGtaaacttataataataatatataatataatagaccATGTCAGAATTGAGGTGCACCAATTTATGGATTTAGGTGATCTACCCTTCCTATTTCTTTTATATGTTATTCATTCAATTCgtatttgtgaatttaaaactttaaattcaaaaaaggGTATAGGTTATTTTGGTTGATCCAAAAATGTCCTGTTAATTAATTTCTCATCTACTTTTTCGGTGGTGCGTGTTACTTTATTGGGTCATGTGGATTTGGCTATTTGAGTGGTCCAATTCTCTTCATACGCTTCACGTGATTGAGGCCACCAAAAACAtttatagagagaaagaaattaaagtCGAATTTGGTTTCCTTTTTTGGTTTAAAGATGTGAATTTAAAGTCTAGGGTAAGGggtgcgaaaaaaaaaaaagaaaaaaaagcaaaaggagTTATAGAGGGGCCCTCAACTATGCAAGGGCTATTTTACATAGAGCACTCATTTtcactttttgtttttatatatatttttgattgaCACATTTCTTAGGTTTTCATTCTTTGGATTTGAGATGTTTTTCtaaattaacttttcattaaaacTAATGGGCCATTAGCTAACAACCATTAATAgttaaacttttttattatgtatAACAAATAAGATTTATCAGTTGTGTCTCACTATAAGGCACTTAGATTTGAGAATTTAACTTTTCTATTACATGTACacttatatataaaagtacttcgctttgaatttctttttttccgtATGCAACTTTTTGCCAACGTCGTACGTAATAGTACAATAATATAGAATtcaattattattcttttaggAGGTGGAAGGCTCTCGTCCTCTTAACTCAAGTTTGGATTGTAGGAATTTTGAATCGAAGAATGAAACTGTTGAAAATAATCTAGAATATTCAAATCGttaagaaactaaattttaaaaatcgttATCAAGTCTAtcgaaaagttaaaaaatgaacggtcaaaaaataaataaacttatgaaaatagatattaaactttctcaattcatgatcagagttatcaaatgttatctaaatagaataaaatattttttattaaaaatttaagtggtTTTGATTGCTTTACACTGTTAagcaagcaaacggctcatataggtcataaaaaaattattgattttgtgatTCTTTGATCACTacatgaataattttttaaatttataaaatttagtttctaaatattttaaattctatagaTCGATTTTAATGgttcgatcatcgattcgaaattcTTATCATTTAAATGTTTTAAATCTACTtttttacacacacacacaagtaATTTGTTTTTGATCTCCatgatatttatttaatatattaatgtaGAAACTTAGACCCATTACTATTATGTGGTATATATAGTAGATTACTTAATAGCTTTAATTATCTACCGTGGTAATGAGATGGTTAACAATTAATAGGTAGTTTTTGCTGTTGAACCTACTCAACAACTAGTAGTTGAACCAAAAAAATCCACAATAATGTGAAGTTGAATTAGAATTTGGGCTTAAACATAATAACAACAAAATTTTCACATTTTGTGCATAAAGATGATTTGTCGCCCCGTCGCCATCGTCCAACTCCTGTGCCATCCTTAGTTTGAATGCAATTTGGTTTTCCGACAAGGCGAAAATTCGCcatggatgaaaaaaaaaatggaatggGAAACTAAACCCTTCAAGGccataaaagcaaaaaatataactttaatatttttcgAATATGGCAAATCAACTTAAATTGTATTTGCTTTAGTACGTACGATATGATAAATGTAAGAACTACGTGTATTAGAGCTATCATATAGATGCCCTTTAAAGTACCTGGGAATTAAATGATGGGATGTATAACAACTGGAATAAAACTACAAATTTTGGTGTaacaaaaatttgatttaagcTATGTCCTAATTTGTGTTTTCCTTGCTCAAAAATCTTATATATCTTATTCTCTCAACTGTCCCAACTAAAAGTAGATCATTTATAAGGACACATATAGTTTTTAGCTGGTCCAAGAAGCTGGTGAGCTATTCCACCTTATTGCTTCTACACAAAACGCAACCTTATTGATTCTAAATTCACATAGATGCAAATATAGCAAGACGCACCCAACACCACTAGAATTGCTACATAAAGAAGTTTGGTGCATTAATATAAACTTAAAAGAGAATCATTTTATCTTTTGCCAAAGAGAGGAGTATCGAACTTAGAGACGAGAATTTCACATAGTATCAGAGTACGAGGTTCCGAGAAATGgcgaaaattaaataaataactcaCCTCTCCGATGCCCGACGACGCGCCGGTGATGAGAACCACCTTTCCCCTCAAATCCTCCTTCACAAAGGGCCTCAAAAAAACCCAGTAAAGCAACCTCAGAACAAGAGAGATTGGCAAGTAGATCAAGAGAACTAGGCCTATTGCAATATGCATCACAACACTTAGACACCAATTCAAGGAATccatctttagagagagagagagagagagagagagagggtgcgTTTTAGGTTGGGGGGATGAGgattgagggagagagggggaacATATATACAATGTGCAGTGAAGAAGTATGCTGTGGTCGGTCGTGATCTACTCAATAAACGTTAGTAGTCCTGATGAACCGAATAGTTAACTGATTATGTCccaaataatgcaaataaacATTATATTTATACGTTATatttaataagtatatatatatagtattatatattattatatatattatatatataagaattaggCTGAGAATACTAATATAATCAACACtcttttttgtatcaaatttttaactcttggattgAAAAGTTGTAGGCGTAGGATTGAATTTAGTCGTGTTAagtgagtggtccccactgggtatATAGTAtttatccaatggttagaataataaaaaggaGGTTGATCCAAAGTGCTGAAAACACTGGTGCAATATATGCGAATTTTGCTACTTAATAGTAGCCACGTTCAAActctaataattatattataaatatatatatatatattaatagtttGCGGGTTCTGTTCATGCTTTGGAAGCACTGGGAGGCGCTCCGATGtgtcaagttgttttcgatgttcgtttCGAATCGCACGATCGGCTCGGGTTAGACTTGATCTGGAGTATTTGAAAGTATCTAGAATCAAATGTGCATATTTTGCGATTCCGATTGCGACCTAGTGGTGACCGAACGGTGCGCTCGAAAATACAACAGGCTGAAAATAAAGATCATTACAAATATAGATGATatgacatttaaattttaagatcaaagttattgatcattgttttatatttgggtataaaagaattttctatcaacaTTCAACGGTGCTTTGCGTATGTTCCTAAACGTTAACTTGTACGGCTCAACCTCACGCGCCgttaaaattaattgattttttagTCCTATCGATcactaggaaaatgatatcgaaaaattacaaattaatattttgagatACCTTCattactctagatcaacttaaTGAGCCGCATCGTGTCGATTATCCGAAAGTGCCGCGAATATCGCAAAACAATTGAAGCACGGAGAGCCATGCCGTGTCTCCAGAAACTCCGCCcgctgcctctctctctctctctctctgtctctctcatcGTCGTTCTCTCTCTtatctcattctctctctctctacgtctctatatatatatatatatatatatatatatataattgagctactatgcttttaaaagtatcaaattattGATACTTGTAGATttctagccattggattaacggatgtgcgattagaatgatgtgggaCTTCTAGAATTAagtaagtggttggtt
The nucleotide sequence above comes from Ananas comosus cultivar F153 linkage group 17, ASM154086v1, whole genome shotgun sequence. Encoded proteins:
- the LOC109723071 gene encoding 11-beta-hydroxysteroid dehydrogenase 1B-like; translation: MDSLNWCLSVVMHIAIGLVLLIYLPISLVLRLLYWVFLRPFVKEDLRGKVVLITGASSGIGEQLAYQYARRGASLSLVARREQALRAVAKTARDLGAPDVIALPADISSSEEAKRIVNETIAHFGQLNHLVANAGIWSNCSFDEITNITAFTRMMDVNFWGSVYPTYYALPHLKASCGRIIVTTSVAGRVPTARMSFYNASKAAEIRFYETLRSELGKQVQITILIPGYVESELTKGKALQKEGEVRVNEEARDIQIGPFPVGHTEMMAKIAVDSACRGEEYVTWPSWYSPFHMLMCLAPELVNWFSIAFYVTKEGNSLSKRILEATGAKKFLYPASIRSPKIKTEMNK